One Papio anubis isolate 15944 chromosome 9, Panubis1.0, whole genome shotgun sequence genomic window carries:
- the IAPP gene encoding islet amyloid polypeptide, protein MCILKLQVFLIVLSLALNHLKATPIESHQVEKRICNTATCATQRLANFLVRSSNNFGTILSSTNVGSNTYGKRNAVEVLKREPLNYLPL, encoded by the exons ATGTGCATTCTGAAGCTGCAAGTATTTCTCATCGTGCTCTCTCTTGCATTAAACCATCTGAAAGCTACACCCATTGAAAG TCATCAGGTGGAAAAGCGGATATGCAACACTGCCACGTGTGCAACGCagcgcctggcaaattttttagtTCGTTCCAGCAACAACTTTGGTACCATTCTCTCATCTACCAACGTGGGATCCAATACATATGGCAAGAGGAATGCAGTAGAGGTTTTAAAGAGAGAGCCACTGAATTACTTGCCCCTTTAG